Within Pungitius pungitius chromosome 18, fPunPun2.1, whole genome shotgun sequence, the genomic segment ATGAATGCACAACAATGTTTCCCAAATATTCAACATACCCTACTCTTTGCACCTAGACTGGGAGAGGCTTTGTGTTTCTCTCAGCACCCCTCTTCAACCTGTTCTCGCTCAAAAAAGTGGGTGACTTCATTTTAGACCTCCTTATATTtacagtttgatgttttttaacTTTATATTGGATGTTCCGATCATTCTTCAACAAGTGatgtcatttgaaaataaaaacatttctgaaAGCTATTATTAAATCTTCTCAGCCAGTTATCCAATGCAGACAGCCTTTTAATCTTTCTATTTGACATGGATGCTGACAAAACAATGATGCTTTGCTTCTGCTTTTCTCCAAtggaaaaacatcttttacaataataaaaaaatgtccacGCAAATCTATTGTTCTAGTTTATATTCTCTCATTTATTATAATGAAATTCTATTCTAAGCGCATCTATTTTAAATTGTCAAATTTCTTGTTGGAATAAATGCATGGCTttagaaataagaaataagcCAAACTGTATATTTATTTGAGTGGTAAATGTTAAACCCTTGAGTggtatgtcatttatattagtgAAACGCCAACATGCATTAAATGTATGGATCAGGAAGCGGTACCAGTGTGCCTCTGACAATGGACTTCAGCTTCCAAGCGGCACCTAGCTTTAGAAAATATGCCATTGGAAGATGAGTGGAAAACCCTCCTGACTTCAGTTCAACAATTTTTAAACTACTACTTAAAGGTTCTTGACCCATTATGCATCCTGAGATGTTTTTACCAACACACctcataataatacattttatttagagAGTGCTTTTCTGACATTTAAAATCATCATTTAGAGCTACACACAGAAAACCTAAAACACACATCATTAGTTAGACATTATATTAGACATTGGTTTTGAAGCAGTGAAGCCAGAGAAACGTATACtacaaaacaattatttttataattttgatgtatttcaagtttttttcattttgaccatggctcacttttattttattttttgttctattACTAATTAAAAATGGGCGTCCATAAACCAGAGGGTGGTAATCATGGATATGGTCTAACTATGCAAACAAAATAACCTGTTATGTAAACTGCAGGAAATTAAATGTAGAGCATatcagtttgtttatttgtctcaTTACAAAGACAGTAAGAAATGAAGTATAGTTACTACGCAAATACTGTAaacaattaatcaaataaataatgtatgacagcttttttttccctgaaaatGAGACCGGAAGTGTTCATTCTGCTTGTGTTGACGGAACACAGCGTGAGGAGGAAGCATCCGCAGACGGGAAGGTTGGACGTCGGATTCTCCTCTCAGTCGAACAggtttgcatttattttatttttttgtgtaattcacTCTCTAACGTCGCGAGCTTCGAAACCAAGAGATATTTGATGAGGATTAAAGAGCGAAGACGAGCGTGTCCCGTTCAAACGGCAGTCCCACGCGCCCACGAATTCATGTGGAGTGATCAACCGGGTGTTAAAATCGATCCATGGGTGTAACCCTCACGAGCACGTCGTGGTCAGACGCGGTCTGTCCCGGCAGGGAGAAGTCGCTGCCCGTCCAGCAGCGGGCAACAGGGACCCAGCCGGTCGTATGTCGCAACAGCCATCTTTCCCTGTGTGCTGTTCTCGTGTCGATGGATTTAAAGACGCTACCGTCGATATTAGAAGCGGCACCGTGTCTACTCCGGTTTGTTGGAGTGATGTGTGAGTTATTACAGCGGAATATGTCTTCTATCACTATTGGCCGTTTTCTATGAGTCGGTATACGCTGCGCCATGGCGTCCTGCGCGTGCGGCTGAGGCTTCGAGTCGCTTCCATCCATCGCCGTACTGGGACGTCTATGTTTAATAAGATTTCCTCTCGATAATTACGGCAGTGAAAACGaatagttttctctttttttcacagctcagattaaaacatgaaatatggcTGGCTAATTTCTAAAAACGAAATTAGTCGTGCGCAGTGCTGCCTCATCCAGCCTCCTGCGAGGAGCGGCTCTGTGCGCGTGATGCAGTAACACAAGGTCCGTTTCTCAATACCACATACGACAAGTACGGATTTGTGTACTTGGACAATGGACTCGGGAGTCCAGACTGCCTGGGACGGGAGGACGGTCATTCTGCGTTTGGAACACCGGCTGACTTCATGACGTCACCACGTTATCTGGTCTTGCCAATTAATACAATGCAGTTGTTGACTATTAAATATTTTCACCATTATTTACCAGTATCAACCATCGATTAAAACCCTGCATATTGTCATTCATTACAAAATAcatcatatgtatatatatggtGAAGCACCAAAGTAAACTATGTATTAACTAAAATGAGGTTTGAAACATTAACAACAATTAAATAATTCCTATTCTAATGGATAGGGCTACATTCCACttacacacctaccgtttgtcttcttggtactaaaacatcaaaaagtTGATTGATTAGTTAGTTAATTGTGGTAGTAGTTAAATTCATAAACAACTAAATGGACCTGAAGCTCATCTGTGCCTTTACATCTTTACATTTGTGATTATCCTCATTGTATTTCATGTTATGATACAGTGATTATTGCAGGTACTATAACTTTAAATAGGGAAATCATTAACGGTTAATATTGTAGTAACTGTTGGCTAGGTTATAATAGTCAATGAGGCTCCACTATGGTAGGTGACATAGTGACATTTCATGTCTATAATAGTCATAATGGAGGCTGTTGTTAGATAGGTGGGctcttaaataattaaataaaaataaacttcatACACAATCATACAAGCAAACAGATGACCTAAAATatggatttattattattacaattcaaaGTACCTTTGAAGCTGACTTGAGCTCACTTCCTTCCCGTCCTGCTGCCGATTTAAAGGCTCTCAGTGACGGTCCGGATCTCCTTACATGtctttttaattcaaatattgttttaatgctAATGCACAATAATAGCCAGTATAAGTGCATGTCAAATAATATTgtcattgtctttgttgtttaaatatcCATGTCGACAACCCTTGTGTCAGTTTGCAGCAGTGTGCTTGATTGTCTTGGCCTGCAGCAGCATGTGGAGGTTCCTACTCACACCAAAGGGCACACTCTGGATCTGGTCATCACTGACTCCGCTTCCATCAGTAACCTAGAGGTTTATGATCtcggtgtgtgcatgtgtccaaGTGTCAAATGTCTTTCCATAACTGGAAAAGCATTGACTCCACCTCTTTGACCATGGATCACCTTTCCACCCTCTGCATTAATGGATGAATTAGCAGAACTCTATAATACATCCCTGAGCagtttttcttgtcttttgatCTCTTTTGAAGTGTTTCAGTCAGGATTCCGTTCCTCCCTCAGCACTGAAACAGCTTTTCTCAAGGTGATGAATGACCTGCTGATCACAGCCCATGCAGGATCACCCTTACTCCTCATCCTCCTAGATCTgttgctgcatttgacacagtggATCTCACCATCCTCCTAGAGTGCCTCCACACCACCAGTGTGGTTTCAGTCCTACCTTTCGAGCAGAACTGAATGTGCCTCATTGGGAAGATGCAATTCCAGATTACTCTCGCTCTCCTGTGGTGTTCCACAACAGTTGTTCCTCAAGCCCATTCTCTTCATTATTTATATGCTCCCACTCAGTGGTGTCATCAGCAGACCTCAACACACAGCTCTACATCCAAACTGCCCAAAGCCACTTAGCAGCCATTTTATGTCTCACCGCCTGTCTTGGGGAGTTGGCCAGGTTCAGTCATCCTCCATAACTCATCTCACCTTTGACAGTCAGGTCATGCCCCTGTCCTCCACAGTCACTAATCTGGGAGTTAGGTTTGACCCTCACCTGACCTTTAATGACAATTTAAAATACCTGTGCCATACCTTCTTTTATCATCTCAAAAAGTCTCCAAACTCGGCCCCACTTTCACTCTCAGACCTTTGATCTTTGTTACTTTAATTTGATGAAAGAGAAACCCTGAGGTCCTGTAATGCACAAGTCAGAGTGTGTAGACCAGGGATGCCCACACTTTTTTGGCCCACAAGCTACTTTTCCATCCACCAAGTCATGCCGCTCTGTTCACAAATGTTCAAACAAAGggtgtgaaataaaaataaaataaaaattggtCTTTATCTCGCTGCATAATATCGGATCGTATCGGCCGCAGTGAACAACATGTGAATAAGGGGAGTTTTGGCACTTCTCTTTAGTGAACAACGTCCCTGAATGATCGTATTTTGTGTAACAGATGTTTTGCTGCCAGAATGACTCAAGTGATGTTTTTTCCCCACCTTTCATCAGTCAGGACATGTCTGTGAGGATGGAAATGGATATCAATGGAGTGTCAAGAGCACATGTCTCCATCATTCCTGCATCGGAAATCAAAGCGACATTGAAACCGGAAGCAGATAGACCTCGCTGTGCCAGCACCCCGTGTTCACCCATCAGAGGTACTGTTTCAGGATACCAGATCCTCCACATGGACTCAAACTATCTGGTAAGCTTCACCACTGGTGAAGATCTCCTCAAGCTTGCTCACAAGTGGTCAGAAGGAACACCAGAGAAGGGTACCGTATCAGAGGCCATGACCAGCTCTGTTGAGAGTGCCGTGCCAAAGTCGGTGGACTTGGGCATCCACCGGCCTTCACGAATCTGCAAAGGTAAAAGTCGACACTACCAACCCTACGACATTCCTGCTGCCAATGGCCGGAGACGGAGGCGCATGCCCAGCTCGAGTGACACCTTCCTCAGGTCCTTGACCCACGGAGAGCCTGGAAGGGGTCTGAATGCTCCACTACCGCTCTGTCTGCTTAAAGGAAAGAGGGCCCAGTCAAAGTCTCTCGACTACCTTAATCTGGACAAAATAAGTATCAAAGAATCATCAGACACTGAGGTCTTACAGTACCAACTGCAGCACCTTACCCTGCGAGGGGAGCGCATGTTTACCAGAAACAAGACATGAAAGCACAGGTGAACGCCCTTTTTAGGCGTCATTTCAAGCTTGGTCTTTAAGAAGACAGTCTGAaatcacacatacatacagttgGGACACTCCTCACATTATAATGAGGTTGTTGAGGATAAAACATGTAAATTATATAAATTTAGCAATAACTGGTGAACCTATTTATTGACAGTCTTGTGGCTGTTTACTGGTCAGAGATGCACTGAAACATCAGCTTACAGCTGATGAAAGCACATATCCCCTACTCTACTAACTTAAAACCCATCATTTCAATTTAGTCTAATCATGGTTTAATTGTTTATCTATGAGGACTTTGTTAGTGGAAgtttagattttcttttcatttcatggcAGTGCATACAACTGTagaaatgtattgatttattgcTGTAAGTCAATGTTAATGTGTTTCTAAATCTCTCTTTTATCAGAAGTTCGGCATCTTAAAGACATaaagaaaatgtagtaaaatagTCACAAGCCTCATGTACATTCAAAGAGTttttaattgttgtgttttaccctgttTAACCATTCTTGTGCTGAGTTGATCACTTCCATTTTAATATGTTGAAGTAATTTGGGACTTGTAATACCAGGGAATTTTCAATTACCAGCTCCTTAGATGACTAGCCATCACAATacttatacatttatttattgctttcaATGTACATGGGTGGACAAAAGTATTTTGAAGTGTGTCTTTTTAACGAGTGTGTATGTTGCATTTAAAGCTAATATTGGATGTGTTTTTGCCATATTGCAGAAAATGGATTCTGATTGCACTGATGTCTTCAACCCACTGTTTGTTGAAACTTCACCATCACAGCACCAATTAGGCATTCACAAACTGTCATATTGAAGACAAGTAAGCCATCTGAACACTTACAATGGTGTAGAAAAGTGTGTTCCTGCCTTCAGGTTTTACACATTTTGTTGGGTTGCTTAGTGGGGAAATTTCTTTAaattttttgtaaaacattaaaaatgtaattcatttcccgaacatgtgtatatgtatgaaACCTAAAACGTGTATGTGACACTGCCATGCTTCAAAATGTTCTAATATAGAAAAACAACTAATCTGAGTAAAATGGATGAGCCCACCATATTTGTGCGTTTCTACTTAGAGCTCACTAAAAGCGAAGAGGAAATGCAGGATATTTGGAAAAAAGTTGTTGTATCAATAAAAGCACATTGAAAAatttgcaattaaaaaatacaaagtaaTAGGAATTTCCTCCAACGGGGTTTTATTTCGAAATGATGGGATTAGTGAGTTAAATGAGTACgaacaagagggagagagatgggcAGAGAGATTATGAATGAGTACAAATGAGGGGGATAAAcggaaaaggagagaaagataaACAGAGTGAGTAAGCGAGAGGGAAATTGAAGGATGGAGAAGGGGAGACATGCGAGTCTGCTGAGTAGCTGAGTAGCATCACCTGAGTGAGAGACTAAGTGTCTGTGCGGTTGCCACGGTGATGGTGCAGCTGATTACAGACAGGACAGAGTGGATAACAGATTTACCTAAAATCCACACCTGACccgtgtctctgagcaagacccctaacccctaactgctccccggtCAGTGGGatgcattaaaaatgtaaaaccatgAGCTAAAAATGCAatctaagtcgctttggataaaaacgtctgctaaatgacatataatgaTTTCTGAAGGTAGTCGTCAATCTTTGGTTTGGTAGTTTTTCTGATTAAAGGAATACTTCACCCCTCAAAAGGAAAGTTTTCATATCAATTACTTTGGTATAACATTGATGTCTTGGGGGAAAAACGTActgctattattattttactacTATTGCATGCCTCGTCGATAAACAGTGAATAAATAAACGAAGAAACATTCGAAAGTATTGACTTAAATGAGGAcacattaaataacaaaacaacatcaacatctgTTTCTTATACTACTCATGCAGTACAATCCAAGTCCCATTTACACAGTTCACTACTCCACTAAAACCATATTATGAAGATAAGAAAGACAATTGCAAGATGTGCAAGTTTCTAAAACATAGTATGATGTAAGGTGATATTCACTTACTTTGGATAAAGGTGTCTGTCAAATGTCTCAGTAAGGGATCAGCCGCCGTGATCTTGTCAGTTGGGAATGGATCCCTTGGAAGATGTGAAAACTGATCCTTATTTACCGCTCTACCTCCTTAAAATGATATGTAATATGTCcttatttattatatgatatagtggaagatttgtttttacaccAATATTAATGTGAAATTACGTTGGTTGTTTAGACAAGGCTAGCTCACACTTTGGCTAATGTTAGTTGACTTTAGGATGAGCTGCATTTGTCGAGCAAATCACAGGTGTACGCAGGTGTTTAAAGATGTAAAAATTGTGTTTAAAAGAACTGTGTCTTTCTTTCACGCTGTTCCGAATCACATGCACAAGCCAGAACCAGATCTTTATCAAACGCCACCCAGGTGTCACTCCCTGAGCGTCTGTCTTTTGCACAACGAATCTCATAACTTCTGCTAATCATTTTCTGATTCAGGTGAATCTACCCTTACATCTTTAGCATTTGCTACATAATATTTTCCAAATTAAGTAACAGAAATAGACTCAAAACAATTTGATTACAGAATTTATTTGGCAAACACATGGATGCATTACTAGCTGTCATAACGTGACTAACAGCAGtatcaaaacacaaatattgttaAAGTTTGTAATGGAGcaataaaaaccaaaacacattaacacagaATCGGTATAAAAGCAAGTTAGTGACATTATTTcatattacaaaatgaaatctcccaaaaaaatgtattcatgagAAATTTAAATGGCGTTAAACTTCAAGTGTTTTTAAATTGTCATACACATCTATAGTAACGTACCAAAAATATGACCTCTGCTTTCAACCCATCTTAAGCATTTAGCAGCATTGCTGACTGAAAAGGAAAGTGTTCAGGATAACCTCTTAAAGAAATACTATGTAAAGGAAGAAACAATGGTACATTTCCATTTCATGGATACATTTACAAATTGACATATTCCAACTGTGATTTCACACGTATGCTTAAATGAAGCACTATTTGGTACAGTTTCTGTTCTCATCCTTCCCTTTTGCACTTTGGTTTTTGCAATTGAGCTGTATGTAAATGAGCATGCATAGGCCAAGGGGAATACtaaaactaattcactccagACATCCCAGAGTAACATTGTGGTGCTGTCAGCTACAAACCACATGAGCATCCAGCAATCCATAGGGTGCGTCTCACTCACATTCTGGTCTCTTCTAAAGGCCGATTCATGTACTCGTGGAAGGCTGAACGTGAAGGTAGCCACTTCATTATTGAAGCTTTGAGAGCTATGATCCATCTGTAAAGAGAACCAGAACCATCAACATTTGTTCTGAGTTGCACCATTTACCACTCCAGGACCTTAATGAACATATAACTATTAGAAAAGGCTTAATACTCAAGTTGATATAACCCCAGAGTTCCTGAACTAATACCAAATTGAGATGTTTCCtttacattcttttttacttatatttacttatatatattcatattatcAGGGATCTCCCCCCTTCGCCAACCAAATGCTT encodes:
- the macir gene encoding macrophage immunometabolism regulator isoform X1; the encoded protein is MSQQPSFPVCCSRVDGFKDATVDIRSGTVSTPVCWSDVQDMSVRMEMDINGVSRAHVSIIPASEIKATLKPEADRPRCASTPCSPIRGTVSGYQILHMDSNYLVSFTTGEDLLKLAHKWSEGTPEKGTVSEAMTSSVESAVPKSVDLGIHRPSRICKGKSRHYQPYDIPAANGRRRRRMPSSSDTFLRSLTHGEPGRGLNAPLPLCLLKGKRAQSKSLDYLNLDKISIKESSDTEVLQYQLQHLTLRGERMFTRNKT
- the macir gene encoding macrophage immunometabolism regulator isoform X2 — protein: MSVRMEMDINGVSRAHVSIIPASEIKATLKPEADRPRCASTPCSPIRGTVSGYQILHMDSNYLVSFTTGEDLLKLAHKWSEGTPEKGTVSEAMTSSVESAVPKSVDLGIHRPSRICKGKSRHYQPYDIPAANGRRRRRMPSSSDTFLRSLTHGEPGRGLNAPLPLCLLKGKRAQSKSLDYLNLDKISIKESSDTEVLQYQLQHLTLRGERMFTRNKT